Within Coffea arabica cultivar ET-39 chromosome 4e, Coffea Arabica ET-39 HiFi, whole genome shotgun sequence, the genomic segment GCACGGGAGATGATGATCCCGGTGTGCCGGACGAAAGGAGGCTCAGTGGTTCCATAAAATAATTTGTGGATTGTTATGCCTGGGACAAACATAAGACGCCATACTGGACCGTACAAAATTCTTTTTCATAACCCTTGATGCCTTGTACAATATCGATCCAAATAAAAAGCTAAACATTTAACCAACGTAAGCAACAAAATACTCTTTAGCCATTTATTTAAAGCAAGCATCTTGATCTGATAAGTGATCGGTTTCGCAGTACAGTTCTGTAATCAGTGCACGAAAGAGATTTAACCATGGACTAATCAGTGCCCAACTCCATTCTATGGTTTTAGTATTTGGCTATTATCCATGAAGACTGAAAAGAAGCAATCCCTCCACGCAAAAGGAGCTCACATTTTGGCAGCCACTTCCGATCGACTAGAGCGAAGCTGGAAAATCCGACTTTTAGCTAATAGAGGGGACCTCCCAATAAAGAGTTTCGAGTTCCAAAAAGTTGTGGAATATACTCCAGAGTATGCATCATGATGCAGGAAGGTATGTGTGTGGGAGTCGAAGAAATAGAATGGTATGTACATTAAAGTTGTACGCATAACGAAACTAGCAGCTGCACACATAGACTGCCATTTTGGTTAGGGTGAAGAGTTCTAGTTCAAGCAACAGCAGGAAATAGAGACAACTTTAGAGTTGAAAACAACCAAAAGATTTAACATTGCATTAGTTGAAAGAGGAGAAGACAAAACTAAGCTTATGCCCTGTTTGTTTTATTTCGTAATTCGTATGTTCATCATGTCAAaccctcttgattcttggctgAGAGCCGTTTCAAGAACTCATAGGTAGTTATCATTGTGGTGGCAGACATGGACATTGAAGCCCATCGTGGCCACAGCCCTCTGTAGCAAGCCATCAAACCACCTTCTCTTACCAAATTCCTGAACGTGTGTCCAATGGTTGGCCCCTTTCGGCCATTTTCGTCCCCATCCAGAACCTGCAATCTGGTCTTTATGGTATCCAAAGGCATAGTAATCACCGCGGAAACTCCTCCAGCCATGAATGCACTGACCCCTTGAACAGCTATTACAGTTTTACAATCAGGCCTTAAAGCACTAACACCGTTTTCAAACATATCATCATCTTTCTTGCACAAGTAAAATCCAATTCCATCCCAAACTAGCCTCTGAGCAACAGAGTAGGATGCCCACCAAACTGCATTAGAAGGAGCATAAGTCAAGATCGAAATCCCAAATCCCCTGTAGAGTCCTCTGAGTCCATCCGAATTTAGGATCTTCCTGAAGGCATCAAATCCATTCAGATACTTGGTCGAAGATAACGAATTACTAAATTTGTGTCGATTACCACCTTGCACCATAAGGCGCTGGCTCACCACATCAATTGGGGTCCAAACCATTTGTGCAGCCACTGCAGCACTTAATCCAGCAGCAGCATTAGCCATAGCAGCTGCAGTCGAGTCTGGAAAGCCAACTTTAATGGCAGTAGTCCCCACATTACTCTTGGTAATCTCCAAGACGGCCATGTATAATGCCCTGGCGGGGATTGTACCCATTAAAGAAGTCCCAAATCCTCTATACAAACTGCGAAACCCCTCATGTCTAACAACCCAAAACGCAATCCTAATGGTAGAAACTTGAGATTGGGCCACCTGTTGCCTGGTTTTTAACACCACTATAGGATAAAGAGTAGCTGAAACACCGGAAAAAAAGGCAGCTCCGAGGAAGAAAAACTTGGATTTATCCAGCATTTTCCAATCTATATCAGCTGGAATTTTTACTTCTTGGGACgatacttcttcttcttcagcagCATCCAAACTCATCTTAGCCACTTTCAAAAatcccactttttttttttactgtcaaCTACTGTTGCTCAAGAAATTTTCATTCTACTAACTTGACCTCCATCTCTAATATGTCTATGAAAACAAGTACAAACCCATATCCATTAGATCATCAAACATCTTAAAACCAACAAAAATATTATTGTTACTATCACACAAATCCCAAAAAGTCTGGTCTTTAAAGATTTTTTTGGAACTGCAGTTACTGCAGGCTCAGAAAAAAGATCAAAACTTCATCTGCTGCTAGAGCTACTACTATTCACAAGTGCAGGAGAAAGTTGAGGTAAAAATCCAAAGAGGgcccttttttttcctcttgcgAAGCCATTTTTGGGATCTAACGTGAACAACAGCATACGGGTCTAACATTTTTGGATGGCTCTAACCGGCAAAAGGTACATCATCTTCGACGGAAACGAAACGGTAGACCTGATTATATCAATACTACTGGAGGTATCGGATCTCGGACTTGTTCAGAAACTACAATGGAAATAAGCGGCTTAGAGGAGGAGAGAAAAATCGGCAAGACCGAAAGGCCTGTTGGCGGAAGGTAGTGAGAGCGAGACGGGAGTGGAGGATGAAGAGAGAGGCTGAGgattttactttttattctttttaattGTTTGCATCATTGCATGAATGATGAGAGAGGGGAATGAAGTCTCAAGATTGCCACGTGCAGATGTCGGATTGGTGGAATAAATTTAGTTAGACGGTTGGTTTGGTCTTTTCAATGAGATAGTGGGTTTGTTTGTCTGTACTGCGATCTGACAAAGACCCGCGGATGACTGGCCCACCAGTTCTGACGTGTGAACCTTATCCGCACTCACACCTGGTGGCGGTGGGATCATGCGTTTGCCGGTACGGTAGAGTAGAGTATTATTTACCGACTCAGCTACACCATCGTGTCATTGTCAAGGTTCAGATTTACCGTACGTATTTTCTTGTTCTAAGTACATGCAGAgtataattcaagaaaatttgtAATTGCTCGTAAAACTCAAGACTAATTTCAAAAAGCAAGAGCTTCCGCCCAGCCGGAGAAGATCCAATCATCAGggagagctttttttttttttttttcttttaaactttGTTATATACCCTATTTGTTTAGTGCATCACACAAGAATTgtattatttcttatttttaaaaaaattcaaagaataGAATAATGCTGTTATCTGATTTGATACTCTGTTTCCTAACCTCCATACGACCCTCTTTAAACTCTCCATAAAGTATATTTAACTCCAATATACGCCTCCTCAGGCTCCCTCCCTATAAACTTCCCCCATAGAGTGCATTTAATACTAATACAAGTCTATTTCAGCTCCCTCCCCATAAAATAAGAATACAttacagaaaaaagaaagaaaaaaaactagaGCCAAGACATAACCATATTGATCAATTGAGAAAAGCTTGTAATATTTGGTTTAAGTATATGTATTGCAGgaaggaattttttttattacaagCCTCAATATGCCCAATCCCTTTGTTTCTagaattttagatttattttaatCCATAAATATTTGATTCTACAATTTCACTACAATCAACCCATTTAAAACTATTAGTAACTTTTCTCGATTTCCAATTGCTATGCATGTTTAGCTAATCCTTATCCCTTCTCACCATTTCAAATTTACGTGATCCTTATCCGTTAATCTTATGAACTAATCTGGATCACAGAAAATTGAAATCacatctacaaaatttcagtttaGAACTCCATTCCAATCACAATTCGTACAACTCTATAATAACCAATTGATAACACAAATCCTTCACATCATCTGACGAGTAATAACTATAACTCAAAAGcatgttattttgcatatccaTCGGAAGAAGCTTGATTCTACCCTGCCAGAAATTTGGTCGGTTACAAACAAAACCATtcagcctttttttttccaaggagACAGCAACACCGAACTTCTTAATTGCCTTCGATGTGCATATAGCAACTCTTAAACGACGACTGACTCAATGTGAAACCTAAAATGTTAATTTTAGGAGGACTCCTCAGAGATAGAGGTCGGAATTTCTCGATGACCGTATACGTCAGGAGTCCATCCAGGAAAGTGTGGTACATCCTCTTTCCCTCTCCCGTTTGCAGAAGTCCCAAGTATTCTGAATGAGCCTCACGAAGCCCAGACTGCGCGGGGTGGTTCATGCTAACCACCAGACTGACCGAACCACATACACAAGGAGGCACCCTTAGCTTCGTCTTCACCTCTGCGAGCCACTGCATTTCCGCCAGTGGACAGCATCATGCGGAACAAAGCCCATTCACTATCATTAGTTCTTAATCGTTCGTCGACTGCATCGAGCCAGCAAGATGTCTCTCCCGAACCAGGTAAGAGGAAGAGGGGTGCTGGGTAGATGACGTTTGTATGATCTATCACCGATCAGCACCAGTTACTATCACGACATTGGCAGTCCCATATATTTAGTCCCTAGAATATTGCATAAGCTCAAACCACTGCACGTAAAATACAGAAAAAATTGGTTAGACTCGGATCATAATATATGGTATTCCATACCTTTTAGGcctgagagtgagagagagaaagaggggggggggggaacaaGGAGCACATGTAATTACTTGTCTCAATAGATCAGCAAGTGTTCTAGGTAGTGCCTCAATGTTCTTCAGAACCACATAATACGGGAAAGGAAAGGAATCTAAATACTTGGAGAACTTGACATTTCCACCTTGAAATGTTGCTTCCTGGAGGAACAAACAAGTGAGTCATCCTTGAGACTGAAGAGACTTTAGTTCCAAAAacttgaaaagacaaaaatacaacCAAAATATAAGGCAAAAAGAGTTACCATCAGGTCCATGATTGACTCTTCAGGGCTATCCAGTAACAAAAATGCCACCAAACGTTTTCTACTCAAGATATCTCTCACACAACGTTTAAGGTTTTCCTAGAAATATTCGACGTAAAAAGAGAATAAATGAGAATGAGAGGATAAGTGACAAGGTTGGATATTTGATGAATGAATTGTGAAATACCTTCTCATGGAACCTGCCATCTGCAATTATCAAAACAAGTTGCTGCAGGGGATTATGTCCTGAAGGTAGTCGTGCATTTGCTACTGCAGCATCCAGCATATTGTTCAAATATTTCAATAGATCAACTACTGGTTCATCAGCTATTGTATTCTCTTGACTAAATGTCAAGCTTGAGATCATCTATTCCCAGAAAAGGCAAATATCAGCCAAAGTAATCCAGTTTCACAACAATTATGTGCAGCTTAGATCTCATCTAAACAATTTTTAACTTGAAGCAATCAAATAGACCATTCAAAAGCATGATCTACAGACAGTTGATCaagattggaaaaaaaaaaagaacaaaagatggaCTGAGATGTAGTGTCAGCTTCTCATTTACTTGTCAGGAGGAAAAAACTGACCTTTATACCAGCTTCTCCAGTAAATGGCTGATCAAAATCATGGAGCAATCTTATGTTGCCCTTCTTCCCAAAGCTTGCAACAGCTAAGTTACCAACTTCCAATTGAGACATTGCACGACAAACTGTGACCAAAGCTTCAATAGCTACATCTCCGCAACGACTTTCCTGCATACTACGGGAATCATCCACAGCAATGACCACCTGGTAATTGCGTTTATTTGGCCGTGTCCTCCTTAGCCATATTTTGTCTTTACGGTAATGACTTGCAATATAAGGAATCACCTGCCAATTTACACACGTTGTAATCGTATACCTTTCAGGTTTAAAGTATCTACACCATGTAAAGTCAATAGGTATCATACATGCTGTGTTTTCTTTTCTCAGTTTATATAATATGCCAATCAAGTTCCAGTCTCCCACCCACCCCAACCCAAAGAAGCACAGAGAAAATGGTAATGTGTATCTGTCCAGCATTCTTCTTGTCATCTTCTGAACAcaaggaaaaattttttttccacttCCTTCCTTCTCTTCCAGAAACAAGGTATTTCATTTGAAAAACCACAGAAAGTGAGAATGAGTTTAGAAATATAAGCACTATAATACGCACCTTCTTCATGTTAATCCTTTTGCCAGTCTTGTAATCACCCTGGAGCTTGCTAGCTAAAGTGGGTTCCATGACAAGCCGGAGCTGTTCAGCCAACTCTTGTGACAATCTTGTAGTGAGTAGTTCATATCTTCTCCACACTGTAGCAGCATTATGTCTCACATCACTggaaatttcttcaagaaaattgGCCTTACCAAGCTCGTCATCACTCACAGAAAGCTTGCtgagttgatttatgtcctcaGTCAAGTAAGACCTATTGATAGACACCAAACTCTGTGATAACCTCGTGTCCTCATCATGATTCCCATGAAGTCCTGAAGATTCCTCTGAATGCTTCCCTAAGTCCAAGCTTTCTGATTGTCTTTCCAAATCATTTCCATGATTCAAAGCCGAACTCAGCATATGTTGTCTGTCAGATGGCTGATTTTCAAACTCCATATCAATGCCATGGTCTACTCCTTTAGTTTCAGTATCTTTTTCCAGATCCTTTCCACTCATATTTTTGTCAATCTGGTCATTTGTTGCTGGTCCAAGTGTTTGGGCTGTTCCCTTCTCAAATTCAGCAGTGTATCCATattcatttgcattttcctCATTGAAATCACCAGTGTCATTGACATTTTCCTCAAGATCCATAGACACTTTAACTCGTTCTTTCCATCCATCAAGTGCATCTCCAACACTACGCAAAGGATTTGGTTTTGTTTTCTGAATTGAGTCTTCCCTTAGTGGCATAGGCGCATCAAAACGACTATTGCCTAGTTTGCTACCATTTGATGTGTCAGTAACAGGAAGTTCAATGGCAGAGGAATCAGGTAAGCCTCTGATAGGAGCAAGATCATCTTGAACATCACTGGCATCTGACCATTTTGCTTCTGGTACAACATCACCCAAACCTACAGCACTAGATTCTGCATTTGGTTTATTTGCAGATTGCAAAGTTGAAATATCATCATTCATTTGCTCAGAAGTTCCCATTTGCAGAGGTTCCTTTGGCTCCCCAGAGCCCATTGTATCATTTTCATGATCACTTTCTTGGCTGTCTGTCAAATTGTTAGAACCTTTCTCATCCAAAGTTCCATCCATTTCAACATCCTTTTCCTCCTCGTTCTCACTGTCAGCTGGATCTTGTAGTTCTTCCATTACATGATCTTCCATGAGTTCAGTTCCGTttgcttcatcttcatcaaaatCTTGGTTTGGCTCATCAATCTTCAACCCACTAGGATCTGAGTATGCATTGTCTTTGTCCATCATCGCATCTTCCTTGCCGTCAGGAGCAGCTTCTTCTCCATTTTCCACATCTTTTTTGTCAAATTCTTCAGGATTGTTCTCCCCAGCTTCATCAACAGAAACTGGATCTTGCTTAGCTCGAAGCTCCCTATCATTAGTTTCATAGTCTTCCACTGGTGGCCCAGACTCATACTTCTCTTCCATGCCCATGGGATTTTCATCATCACTCTTCTCCCAGGGTTTCTCTTTAGCAATTTCACTATCAGCACCAGTTTCCCCCATTGCAGATTCCAATTGCTCGTCTCCACTGCCACCATAATCATCCATAGGTTCCTCATTAACACTAAGGACATCAGTACCAAAATCATGTTCCATCTCTATTCCTTTATCACTTCTACTTGGAGGATCACTTAAACCATCCTGCCCCTCACAATTCTGTGGAAACAGGGAAAAGAATGTCATGAAGCTTGCGCAAGGATCTTTCTTGAAGGAAAAGAATAGAAGAGAGCAACATAGAAAGTTCTATAACCCTGGGGCTTCCATACCTTTTCAGAAGTCCCAAGAAGTTGATCTTCATTATTTATCTGATCACTGACATCATTTAGTCCTGCACCCTCACCCATACCGGTTCCACTAGCATCTTGTCTTGTTTCACATTCAGATTCCTTAACTTGGTCTTCTGGAATGCCAAATCCTTTTGcaaataacaaagcaaaaatCTCTGCAAGCACATAAGTCATGACTGAGACCTGCATACAAAGTAGACCCATTTAGGTAACCAATGTTAATGGAGCATGTATacaaagggagagaaaaaattcaagaaagagACAAAAAAGGAGACTCGATTGCTTAATCCAGCCTATCCTTTTACAAGAAAGGCCTTAGGCCACCCATTACACCTACTCCAGATCCCTCTGTAACTAGAATGCGGCACATAAAGGAGACTGGATTGCTTAATCCAAGAAGGCAGAATACATTTCATGTAGCTTAGGTTCACTGCTTTCTAACAGAAGGAAGATTATAAATCAATTGAGATCAGAATGCATTTGACATTCTTACCATCCTATGCATATTGAGAAAATCATGCAGAAGACCATCACCAAAGGCCAAGATCACGTTTAACAATGAGTATAGAATCCTCAAATGTGCTTGAAAAAGAGAGCATGTATTTGTCTTACTGCAATGGTTCAGCTGCTCTCCCTGATAAAGAACTTACCAGTTAGAATTCAAACAGAAATCTGAAAGATATCTTATGAGATCAGTTTTTAATTTAAGACCAGTGATTGAACTGGAAAACTTACAGCATTATTAGTTATCTGCACCAATTTGTCACAGATAAAGTCCAACTTCAAGCGTTGAGTATCTGCTTCGAAAAAGCTTTTCCATTCACTAATATTGCTTGGTGACTCTTCACCAAAAACAGGTCCATTCTTCTGTGAGAGCATCACATGGAATGCATCTGATATACTTCTATATATTTCCTTAAATGGATCCAGGAAGCCCACTCCAATAGTGTTTTCTATATGAAGGTTGGCATCTTCAGAAACATTTTCTGattgctttcttgctttcaaatcAGAACTATACTGTTCGGCCATGAAACTAGCCTGAAAATACATAGCCAATAAATTGTTAAAAGCAGACCActctcaagaaattgagaaacaAAAATTGTAATTAATTACGCATATCCATCAATTTACAAATGGAACTTAAAAGTACCTTCTCAAAAACCTCTTCGAAGTGTCCAAGTAATATTGCTTTAACTGTTGCTCCCTCCCTGTCTTCCCTGCTAAAAGCACTGAGGTTGTCCTTAAATGTTCTTATCCACTTGAAGTTGTCATTTACCAattgttccatttgttttgtaacaCCATATGGAAGCAGTAAAGCTTCACAAGTGGCTTTAGCTCTGTTATCGCCAAGAAGATGAAGATCCAGCAGACCCTGTTTTGGAAATATCATTAGCTTAGATATGCAAGCATAACATCAATGGGAAGAAAAGTATGAACAAGAGTAAGTACCTTAGAGCTCTGAAGCTCCGGGACAAATTTCTCAATGATGCAAAAAATCTGCTTAGCTGTATCTTTGACGTTGGAACAGGAGTTTAAGTGATTATGCTCTACCTTTTGTACCAACAATTGCACTTCAGATATCATGGTAGACAAATTGTCAAGAAGTTGCTGCAATGAAAAAGGTGAAGTTACAGCAGTCATCAACAATGcaaaaatgacattttagacTATACTGAGCCACAAGTCCAATGTCTACCTTCTGCTGCCACATGCAATTAAATATGGCATTTTGGTTCTCAGGAAAGGACCATTCACAACTGGCTGGTCCCACAAAAGAGTCTGGGAACAAATTTGCTAAAGGCCAAAGACATTCTCTCAGATCTTTAAGTTCCTCCGAAAAATGATAGGCAGCAGCACGTTGATCTTGTTGAATTGCAATGAGGTGATCAAGGAAAGAACAGGACCTTTTAACCTATACAAACAATAGGATCTGAGAT encodes:
- the LOC113742454 gene encoding uncharacterized protein, producing MSLDAAEEEEVSSQEVKIPADIDWKMLDKSKFFFLGAAFFSGVSATLYPIVVLKTRQQVAQSQVSTIRIAFWVVRHEGFRSLYRGFGTSLMGTIPARALYMAVLEITKSNVGTTAIKVGFPDSTAAAMANAAAGLSAAVAAQMVWTPIDVVSQRLMVQGGNRHKFSNSLSSTKYLNGFDAFRKILNSDGLRGLYRGFGISILTYAPSNAVWWASYSVAQRLVWDGIGFYLCKKDDDMFENGVSALRPDCKTVIAVQGVSAFMAGGVSAVITMPLDTIKTRLQVLDGDENGRKGPTIGHTFRNLVREGGLMACYRGLWPRWASMSMSATTMITTYEFLKRLSAKNQEGLT